The genomic DNA CTGCGCACGTCGATCAGCTTGAGCAGGATTTCGGGATAGAAACGGCCGCCGCGGAAGCGGACGCAGAAGGTCGGGTGCGCGACGAGACCGGGACCCGGCTCGGTGTACTCCGGATGGGTCTCGCCGAGCGCCCGCGCGAAGGCGATCAGCTCCTCGGCCGTGACCGGGCCCTCGACCGTGCGGTCGAACTCCTGGCCGATGATCGCCGGGTCGAGCGCGAGCGGCACCCGCGGAAGCTAGGACATCGGCTCGGCCGTCGCAACGGAGGGATCTCAACGCGCCCGCCGGAAGTCGACGGGCCGGTAGCGCCCGCCCCGCAGCTCGCGGACCAGATCGTCCATCGACCGCACGGGGGCCTCGAACTCCGTCGCGCACACGCCGACGAAGCTCACGAGGTGCGAGTCGCTGCCGCCGTAGGCCTGGTAGTCGAAGCGCCGGATGAGCTCCGCGACACGCGCGTCCTCGCCCTTCCTGCTGCCGCCGTTGAGCGCCTCGACCGCGACCACGCCCTCGAGCGGCGGCTTGCGCGCGTAGTGGTCGCAGAGCCCGACCGTCGGGCGCCCCGGATGGCACGGGAGTGCGACGCCGCCGAGCCGCCCGACCTCGGTGATCAGGTCCTGGGCCGGCAGGCGAACGTCGGTGAAGTCGAAGCGGGCGAGGATGTCGCGGTTGACCCCGTAGACGAGCACGTGGCCGTAGTCGGTCTCCACCTCGGCAGCATTGAGGATGAGGAAGCCGTACCGGTCCTCGAGCGCCCGGTAGTCGCGCGCGAGGTCGAACTGGCGGTGCTCGGTGAGCACGATGCCGTCGAGCGGCCGCTCGGCGCGCTTGCGCTGCAGGACCTTCAGGTAGGCCTCGACGGGCGCGCGGCTATCGTCGGAGAGTTCCGAGTGGAGGTGCAGGTCGAGGATCATGGTGTTCGGCAAAGAGTCGTATCGCGACGCACGGACGTCGAGCAACCGAGCGGCCTCAGAAAGCTCGCTGAGGCGCCGCGCGCCTGTACCACCGAGCTCACGCGTGGTAGCGTCCCGACGGATGATCGACCAGGTCGCTGCCGCTCTGACGCCGGATCACCCCTTCGTGGGGGCCGTCCGGGATCAGGTGCGGCACGTATACGGCGAACGCCTCGTCTCCCTTGCGCTGTTCGGCTCGGTGGCGCGGCGGACTGCTCGACCGGGCTCGGACCTGGACCTCTTCCTCGTGATCGAGGGCCTGCCGCACGGGCGGCGCGCCCGGCTCGAGACCTTCGACCCCGTCGAGCGCAGCCTCGCGACCCGGATGGAGGCGCTCGCGCGGGCTGGGGTCATGGTCGAGCTGTCGCCCGTGCTGCGCACGCCGGAGGATCTCCGAACTCCGAGCCCCCTCCTGCTCGACCTGACCGAGGACGCGGTGATCCTACAGGACGAGGGTGGCGTGCTGCGGGCGGCCCTCGAGGATCTGCGGCAACGTCTCCGCCGGCTCGGCTCGCGCCGCATCTGGGTCGGGACTCGTTGGTACTGGGACCTGAAGCCCGACTATCGCCGAGGGGAGATCATCCGTCTGTGACGAGCATCTCGCTCGCGCGGAGCTACTTCCTGAAGGCCCGCAAGCGCCTGCGGGCGCTCGAAATCCTCTTCGACGAGGAGGCGTACTCGGACGTTGTCCGCGAGGCCCAGGAGCTGGTGGAGCTCGCGCTCAAGGGGATGCTCCGCTTCATCGGCATCGAGCCTCCGAAGCAACACGACGTGGGGCCTCTGCTGCTCCAGTACCGCGATCGCCTCCCGCCCTCCGTCGGAGCAGGGGCCGAACGCCTCGCGGAGATCTCCCACCGGCTCCGCAAGGAACGCGAGTTCGCGTTCTACGGTGATGAGGACTTCATTCCGACTGACGAGTACACGCGCGAGCAGGCTGCGGAGGCCGTGGAGGACGCGCGTTGGGTGGTCGGTCTCCTCGACCCGTTTCCGGCGCGGGACCCGCAAGCATGAACTCCCTCACACCGGCCGGAACTTCGCGAGCGTGATCTCGGCCGTCACGTCCTCGAACACGACCTCGACCGGCATGCCGATGCGGACGTCGTCCGGCGCGCAGCCGACGAGGTTGGTGAGGAGCCTCGGACCTTCCGCGAGCTCGACCATGGCGAGCACGTAGGGGAGCTCCTCGCGAAATCCCGGCGTCTGGTTCTGGTGCGTGACGGTGAACGTGTAGACCGTGCCGCGGCCGCTCGCCCTCACCCACTCGGTCGCCGACGACAGGCACGCGGGGCAGAGCGCGCGAGGATAGAAGCGTGCCGCGCCACAATCGCGGCAGCGCTGGAAGTAGAGCTCGTGCCGCGCGAGCGCCTCCCAGTAGCCGCGCGACTCCTCGTCGACGCGCGGCAGCGGCTTCTTGTAGGACCTCGGCTCCGCCATCTCAC from Deltaproteobacteria bacterium includes the following:
- a CDS encoding MaoC family dehydratase; the protein is MPLALDPAIIGQEFDRTVEGPVTAEELIAFARALGETHPEYTEPGPGLVAHPTFCVRFRGGRFYPEILLKLIDVRSGFDAGKDIQLGEPIRPGDTIEVCSTVHEVYEKTGRTGSMIFVVIRYTLTNQRRETVAVVDNRFMHR
- a CDS encoding nucleotidyltransferase domain-containing protein; translation: MVFGKESYRDARTSSNRAASESSLRRRAPVPPSSRVVASRRMIDQVAAALTPDHPFVGAVRDQVRHVYGERLVSLALFGSVARRTARPGSDLDLFLVIEGLPHGRRARLETFDPVERSLATRMEALARAGVMVELSPVLRTPEDLRTPSPLLLDLTEDAVILQDEGGVLRAALEDLRQRLRRLGSRRIWVGTRWYWDLKPDYRRGEIIRL
- a CDS encoding HEPN domain-containing protein produces the protein MTSISLARSYFLKARKRLRALEILFDEEAYSDVVREAQELVELALKGMLRFIGIEPPKQHDVGPLLLQYRDRLPPSVGAGAERLAEISHRLRKEREFAFYGDEDFIPTDEYTREQAAEAVEDARWVVGLLDPFPARDPQA
- a CDS encoding Zn-ribbon domain-containing OB-fold protein, which produces MAEPRSYKKPLPRVDEESRGYWEALARHELYFQRCRDCGAARFYPRALCPACLSSATEWVRASGRGTVYTFTVTHQNQTPGFREELPYVLAMVELAEGPRLLTNLVGCAPDDVRIGMPVEVVFEDVTAEITLAKFRPV